The following is a genomic window from Fusarium oxysporum Fo47 chromosome IV, complete sequence.
AAATAAACGCTCTTATTATGGTATCCTAACTGTGTGTTCTCTGTTCACTATTTACCTTACCCTTAGACACCATAGATTACTTGTAAAGGTTCTGCAAGATAAACAAAATTCAGTCGCATGGTAAACGGTAATCTATCTATCTCGCAGCCTCTTGCAAGCAAGTCAGGAGTCGTCCTAGACTACCCTCGATCCTGCAGGCGGATGAAACCTAATCCACTCGGGATACCACTCGTCAGTGCCTTCAATCCGACATTCAGGAACTTCCGCTTCAAGGACACGTAAAAGCTCTTCCGTGTAGATTCCATACCCTTCCTGGTTCAAGTGAAGACCATCGTAGAAGAGTCGCCCAAGTTCCATGCTGGGGACTGTCCTTGAAGACCCAGGCAATATgccatcagcagcatcatcttTCCAATTAGCGGTGCGCATCATTGCAGTCCAAAGGTCAACGACGGGCACATTTTCCTGCTTCCCGATATCCCGGATCGCGTCTGCATACATCGCCACTCGGTCTGCCCTGCCCTTTCCGTCATGTGGCAGCCGATACTCTTCCACGGGAGAGGGCGTCACAAGGAGTACTTTCGTCTCGTGAAGCCTAACACCCTCCCAGTTCAAAATACGTCTGACGTTTGTTTTGAACGTGTCGAGGTCGCAATGCTGAGACTCGCCAGGGCTACAAGAGTCGTTGGCACCAAAATGAACCGTCATAGCAGCGACACGAGGAACAGTTCTCGAGGGTGCCACTGCTGGGAAGAACGACGGTAGGAGAGTCAAAGCTGAGTTTGTGTTGTACCCACCGAAACCCCGGTTTAGTACATCGAGCCGTCGAACGTACCGTCTCGCCAGCTCGCTCTGCAGTGAGGAGGCCCCCTGTGTGATAGAGTCTCCAAAGAGGAGGAGTTGCCGTGGTGGAGGAAGAGATGCCACTTGGGCAGCAAGTTCTGAGGGCGATTGGTATGATTGGACGTTCATTGGTGCAATTTGAGGTGGAGACATGTGGCTATGATATCTGCGCAGCCTGGTCCAGCAGTAATAACAAAGCGACTTTATCGCGACCTTAAGCAATAGAAAATAAAGCAGGAAGCGAATTTATCTATCTTATTGAAAGCAGGAAAATCAACGCCTTTCCAAATTTGCATTAGTCTCCGGGTTTCCTATTTAGGCACGGGATAACCTGTCCCGACAAATGTTGTACTAAGGGGAAAAAAGCAAGGATGTCCTTTTAGTATCCTGTATTATCCTATAAACTACTAGTTTACCTAAGCGGTCAATAAGCCCAAGCCTGTTATCCCTTATTCGAATAATATATAACCAAGGTGTCTAAAGCGTAAATGTTCCTTTCTGCTTAACCTTTCCACTGATAATTGCCTGATATGGTGCTTGGCCTCCAGAAACAGGTGCCCTTCCAGTAATAACAATCTTACCCGAAATCGCACCATTGTTTCCAAAAACCAGATTGAAACCTCCAGTAGCCGGGTTATAAATATTGGCAATAAATCCACTCCGTGCATTAAAAACAGAAATCTGGTTTGCAGCAGCAAGAGATGTATCAACACTAACTGTTACCGTGTTGGATGTAGCAGAGACTCTTGCAAAGTCAAGACGTGTCAGATCCCGACGACCGCTGATGAAGGGATTGAGATATCGATTAGTGACATAGCTGATGCTTCCGGCTACCGGGTTCGAAATAGGGGTGCCAATTGAGATAACTACATCATATGGGTTCGCGCCGTTCGTGGTTCCAGAGGAAGGGATTCCCTGAACGAGCATTAACTCGCCCTTGACTTGGAAAGGTTGCCAGTTTGCGTTATTGCGGCCGTTGAAAGTGACATCGCATAGTAGGTAGGCTAGGGTCAAGGCTCTCTTCTCAAGAGTATCCCTGGAATGAAGGGTGAAATTAAGTAGTCCAGAGTCGGGCTGGTTAACGGTTTTGATGGAATTGTCGTTAAAGATTGAGAGGGGAGTAAGGACAGCAGGTGAGGCCCAACTGAGGGTAAGGAGAGATAGTAGAGGAAATAGGGAAATCATGATGTATATTGATTGGAGTCGAAGTCGAGTGAAAATACTTGAGTCTTGATGGGAAGCCTGGTGACACGAGTTTGAAGGCTCTGATCATGGGCGAGGGCTACCGAATTTATAGTTAAGGTTGACGCATCACATGTTCATGATCTGATCCCACGCTGTGATAATACGACAATCGAAAAACTCTGGCAGGTGGCGCTTTGATTCGTTACTCGTGAGCCTTTCAGCCGCAGCTCCCTTGCCAACTAGTGATAAGATGAATGGTCACGCTAAATTTCAAGTCCAGAGCGGTTGTAGTAGCGCTCTGGCAGATGCGGAGAATCAATTCACCTACAGTTTATCAAGAGATAATGACCCAAATAAGGCACCTCAAAGTCCCTTTTTTGTATTGCTTGGATCTTTGCCTTGGCTGGTGACAATGTACAATGTAGAAAGGCACAAAGGTTGATAATGACAGCAAGTAATTGCATAAGCTTGTTAACTGCAATACCTTGACAAGTCTCCTTCTGGAGTCAAAGTGAACAAGGAACAGATTCCTATTGCCATGTAGACCGAACTAGTCAAGCCTCTTCTGTGGGGATTTCATGTAACAGGGAGCCAACTTCTGCCTTAATTACCAAGCTTT
Proteins encoded in this region:
- a CDS encoding SGNH hydrolase-type esterase domain-containing protein, with amino-acid sequence MTVHFGANDSCSPGESQHCDLDTFKTNVRRILNWEGVRLHETKVLLVTPSPVEEYRLPHDGKGRADRVAMYADAIRDIGKQENVPVVDLWTAMMRTANWKDDAADGILPGSSRTVPSMELGRLFYDGLHLNQEGYGIYTEELLRVLEAEVPECRIEGTDEWYPEWIRFHPPAGSRV